A single Chloroflexota bacterium DNA region contains:
- a CDS encoding methyltransferase domain-containing protein, translating into MKDVDLYLRVREKEGRLYLDEQVSRLPQAPPSHPLQAEWRARAASALRLTAYLNRLPKPLTILDLGCGNGWLTHKLAQLPACHAWGLDVNWSELKQAARVFARGSRLSFVWADVFHSPFPQTSFNVIVLASVIQYFPDLHALIDQLFPLLTSPGELHILDSPLYSESEVALARQRTQAYYTALGFSEMAAYYHHHINDSLGGYNLECLYDPNAPLARLRRKVGVADSPFLWLRLRRT; encoded by the coding sequence ATGAAGGACGTTGACTTGTACCTCCGGGTGCGCGAGAAAGAGGGGCGACTGTATTTAGATGAGCAAGTGTCTCGCCTGCCGCAAGCCCCGCCTTCGCACCCGTTGCAGGCCGAGTGGCGGGCACGCGCCGCTTCGGCTTTGCGACTGACCGCTTACTTGAATCGCCTGCCGAAGCCGCTGACGATTCTCGATCTGGGTTGCGGCAACGGCTGGCTGACTCACAAATTGGCGCAACTGCCCGCTTGCCATGCCTGGGGACTCGATGTGAACTGGTCTGAACTGAAGCAGGCGGCGCGAGTTTTTGCCAGGGGAAGCCGCCTCTCGTTTGTTTGGGCCGACGTTTTCCATTCCCCTTTTCCTCAAACAAGCTTCAATGTTATCGTCCTGGCCAGCGTTATTCAATACTTCCCAGATTTGCATGCTCTGATTGATCAACTGTTCCCTTTGTTGACTTCGCCAGGGGAGCTTCACATTTTGGACAGCCCGCTTTACTCAGAATCGGAAGTAGCCCTTGCCCGCCAGCGAACTCAAGCCTATTACACCGCGCTGGGTTTTTCGGAGATGGCGGCTTATTATCATCATCACATCAATGACTCGTTGGGCGGTTACAATCTGGAATGTCTCTATGATCCAAATGCGCCATTAGCTCGCTTGCGGCGCAAGGTCGGCGTCGCCGATTCGCCTTTTCTCTGGCTACGGTTGAGACGCACATGA
- a CDS encoding class I SAM-dependent methyltransferase: MPEFESVNLGFSRKAEVYDDYCENHPVIRWARGLERQSLMRRVRPGASILELNAGTGADAAFFAAQGYRVHATDLADGMIAAIEAKINAARSNDGFTVQQCSFTDLAEVRGGPFEAVFSNFGGLNCIPDLRVVTRQLSRLLKPGGHVVWVVMPPICPWELAQVVRGHWRTAARRLNRDGALANVEGAQVRTFYFRPSQVAGAFDSSFRLLARQSLSLFCPPSYMENFPRRFPGLTRRLMTLDEHFGKRWPFNCWGDFLVFTFQYLPYEGR; this comes from the coding sequence ATGCCTGAGTTTGAAAGCGTCAACCTGGGCTTTTCGCGCAAGGCTGAGGTGTACGACGACTACTGCGAAAACCATCCGGTGATTCGTTGGGCGCGCGGGCTGGAGCGCCAGAGTTTGATGCGGCGCGTGAGGCCCGGCGCTTCCATCCTTGAACTTAATGCCGGCACCGGTGCCGACGCCGCCTTCTTCGCCGCGCAAGGCTATCGTGTTCACGCTACCGACCTGGCCGATGGCATGATTGCGGCGATTGAGGCCAAGATCAATGCCGCCCGGTCAAACGACGGCTTCACCGTCCAACAATGTTCATTCACCGATCTGGCTGAGGTGAGGGGCGGCCCGTTCGAGGCCGTCTTCTCCAATTTCGGCGGCCTGAACTGCATCCCGGACTTGCGAGTCGTAACACGCCAACTGTCGCGCCTGCTCAAGCCGGGCGGGCACGTCGTGTGGGTCGTGATGCCGCCGATTTGCCCGTGGGAGTTGGCTCAAGTGGTTCGCGGCCACTGGCGGACGGCGGCGCGGCGGCTCAACCGCGATGGTGCTCTGGCAAACGTCGAAGGCGCGCAGGTGCGCACGTTTTATTTTCGGCCATCGCAAGTTGCCGGCGCGTTTGATTCCAGCTTTCGCTTGCTTGCTCGTCAAAGCCTTTCGCTTTTCTGCCCGCCGTCTTACATGGAAAATTTTCCGCGCCGCTTTCCCGGCTTGACTCGGCGGCTGATGACGTTGGATGAGCATTTCGGAAAACGCTGGCCGTTCAACTGTTGGGGCGATTTTCTCGTGTTCACCTTTCAATATTTGCCATATGAAGGACGTTGA
- a CDS encoding B12-binding domain-containing radical SAM protein, whose product MTDILFGQSYYLRFDPKLWAAMQPYPPLGTLYAVSYARSKGYSVALFDAMLAESEEEWAAVLDKVQPRFACIFEDNFNYLSKMCLLRMRQAALTMIDIAKARGCVVIVCGADMTDHASLYLERGADFVLLGEGELTLGELLDSLAGRSAQPLSQILGLACRTGVQLNAPTRRPDIHDLDSLPFPAWDLVNIPRYQKLWRERHGYYSMNMVTTRGCPYHCNWCAKPIWGQRYNSRSPENVAAEMKWLKENYQPDHLWFADDIFGLKPGWIERFSRLVREAGSVIPFKCLQRADLVNENVAAALASAGCKTVWLGAESGSQKILDAMDKGGTVQDIYNATRLLKGSGIETGFFLQFGYPGETWGDIQLTLKMVRECQPDDIGISVSYPLPGTKFFERVKLELGEKQNWIDSNDLAMLYRGPFPQEFYRVLHGRVHHEFRLRRAWRLGDWPRLARAPYHLLGLLRAEARLRRMASAHA is encoded by the coding sequence ATGACCGACATCCTCTTCGGCCAATCCTACTACCTCCGCTTCGACCCCAAGCTGTGGGCGGCCATGCAACCTTACCCGCCGCTCGGCACACTTTATGCCGTCAGCTACGCCCGAAGCAAGGGCTACTCGGTTGCCCTCTTCGATGCCATGTTGGCCGAGTCGGAAGAAGAATGGGCCGCCGTGCTTGACAAGGTTCAGCCGCGCTTCGCCTGCATCTTTGAAGATAACTTCAATTACCTCTCCAAAATGTGCCTCCTGCGGATGCGCCAGGCCGCCTTGACCATGATTGACATAGCGAAAGCGCGCGGCTGTGTCGTCATCGTCTGCGGCGCAGACATGACCGACCACGCCAGCCTCTATCTCGAACGTGGCGCGGATTTCGTTTTGCTCGGCGAAGGCGAACTCACTCTCGGCGAACTCCTCGACTCTCTTGCTGGCCGCTCTGCCCAACCTCTCTCTCAAATCCTTGGCCTTGCCTGCCGTACGGGCGTTCAATTGAACGCCCCAACCCGCCGTCCCGACATTCACGACCTCGACTCGCTTCCCTTCCCGGCCTGGGACCTGGTGAACATCCCGCGCTATCAAAAGCTCTGGCGCGAGCGGCACGGCTACTACTCGATGAATATGGTGACGACTCGCGGCTGTCCTTACCACTGCAACTGGTGCGCCAAGCCGATCTGGGGCCAGCGTTACAACTCGCGCTCGCCCGAAAATGTGGCCGCCGAAATGAAGTGGTTGAAGGAAAACTATCAACCTGATCACCTCTGGTTTGCCGACGACATCTTCGGCCTCAAGCCCGGCTGGATCGAACGGTTCAGCCGCCTCGTCAGGGAAGCCGGCTCTGTCATTCCCTTCAAGTGCCTCCAGCGCGCCGATCTGGTCAACGAAAATGTGGCGGCGGCCCTGGCCTCTGCCGGTTGCAAAACAGTCTGGCTCGGCGCTGAGTCCGGCTCGCAGAAAATTCTGGATGCGATGGACAAGGGCGGTACTGTGCAGGATATTTATAACGCAACCCGGTTGTTGAAAGGGTCGGGTATAGAAACCGGCTTCTTCCTACAATTCGGCTACCCCGGCGAAACCTGGGGCGACATTCAACTCACCCTCAAGATGGTGCGCGAGTGCCAGCCCGACGACATCGGCATCTCGGTCAGTTACCCGCTGCCCGGCACGAAGTTCTTCGAGCGCGTCAAGCTGGAGTTGGGCGAGAAACAGAACTGGATCGACTCAAACGATCTTGCCATGCTCTATCGCGGCCCGTTTCCACAAGAGTTCTATCGCGTTCTGCACGGGCGGGTGCATCACGAGTTTCGCCTGAGGCGCGCCTGGCGTTTAGGCGACTGGCCGCGCCTGGCTCGCGCGCCTTATCATCTTCTCGGCTTGCTTCGCGCCGAAGCGCGCCTGCGCCGGATGGCCTCTGCCCATGCCTGA
- a CDS encoding winged helix-turn-helix transcriptional regulator, whose protein sequence is MDTALHALAEPHRRDILRLIHNKELSSGEIASHFEITGPAISQHLKVLVDARLVTMRKQGTKRLYQARPEGLAEVRAYLERFWEDNLQQLKMVAEAEERRTTSRGPVSKKRRA, encoded by the coding sequence ATGGACACTGCCTTACACGCACTTGCTGAACCCCACCGGCGGGACATTTTGCGGCTCATCCATAATAAGGAACTTTCTTCTGGAGAGATTGCTTCCCACTTTGAGATAACCGGCCCGGCTATTTCTCAACATTTGAAGGTTTTGGTGGATGCCAGGCTGGTTACTATGCGAAAGCAGGGAACCAAACGGTTGTATCAGGCCCGGCCAGAGGGCCTGGCCGAAGTCCGGGCATATTTGGAGAGGTTTTGGGAGGACAACCTCCAGCAACTCAAAATGGTCGCAGAGGCTGAAGAACGGAGAACAACCAGTCGTGGACCTGTCAGCAAAAAGCGCCGTGCTTGA
- a CDS encoding SRPBCC domain-containing protein: MSAKSAVLERKIAIAAKPETVFSFFTDPVKLARWKGMRAELDPRPGGLYRVNINGRDVARGEYIEIVPYSRIVFTWGWEGENSPLLPGASTVEITLVADGKGTIVHLQHHGLPPEQYDFHAKGWDHFLPRLVEVAEGRDPGPDL; encoded by the coding sequence CTGTCAGCAAAAAGCGCCGTGCTTGAGCGCAAAATTGCCATTGCCGCCAAGCCTGAAACCGTGTTTTCGTTTTTCACCGATCCGGTGAAGCTGGCTCGGTGGAAAGGGATGCGGGCCGAACTTGATCCGCGACCTGGCGGACTCTATCGCGTCAACATCAACGGGCGCGACGTAGCGCGTGGCGAATACATCGAGATTGTCCCTTACAGCCGCATTGTATTCACCTGGGGCTGGGAGGGTGAAAACAGCCCCCTGCTCCCTGGCGCTTCTACGGTTGAAATTACGCTCGTCGCCGACGGCAAGGGAACGATTGTCCATCTTCAGCATCACGGGTTGCCGCCCGAACAATATGATTTCCATGCAAAGGGTTGGGATCACTTTCTTCCACGTCTGGTAGAGGTCGCCGAGGGCCGGGACCCGGGGCCAGACCTTTGA